A window of Flammeovirga kamogawensis genomic DNA:
TATCCCGATACTCCTTAGGGCTAATGCCTTCTTTCTTTTTAAATAATCTTGAAAAATAAGGAGGATACTCAAACCCCAAATCATAAGCTACCTCAGCAATCGTTTTATTTGGTTTTAGCAAAATATTCTTAGATTCATCAATCAAATAAAGCTGTAAATGTTCTGTTGATGTTTTCCCTGTCTCTTTTTTTAGTGTATCACTTAAATAACGTTGCGATATAGAAAGGCTATTTGCAATTTGTTCTATACTTGGTATTCCTTTTTCTTCTAGAAACCCAGAATTAAAATAGGTAGATAATTGTTGGTTAAACTGCTCTAACAAATCATTAGATAATTCCTTTCTATTCAAAAACTGTCTTTCATAAAAACGGTTAGCATATTTAAAAAGAGTACTTAACTGTGAAATAATAATGTCTTTACTAAATTCATCTTGGTTGTTTTGATATTCAATATCAATACTTTCTACAATCGACTCTATCTGTTTTTCTTCTTTAGGAGAAAGATGTAATGCTTCGTTGGCTGTGTAAGAAAAGAACCCATATTTTTTTATTTGATGTGCTAACTCTGTTCCTTTCAAAAAATCTTCATGAAAATTAATCGAAAAACCTTTTTGATCATACACAACACTACTGTCCCATTGTAATATTTGTCTAGGTGCTAAGAAAATTAAAGCTCCATTATTGAAGTCATATTTTGTACGTCCATAGTTTAAATCACCTTTAATAATTTTCTTTAAACTGATGGAATAGCATTCGTTTGTAATTGGTGGCGAACTTTCTTTCGGGCATGGTAAAAAGCCTTCTCCATTTGCAAAAAATACACTTAACATTGGATGCTCTGGACTTGGGAGTTCCAAGTAATCTAGATAAGCTGATAACGTTTTGAAATGTTGCATCTTATTTAGTCATTTCTTTTTCTGCAATAAACAATTGTTTTTGATAAGCATCAATTCTAGCTTGAGCAGTTCCATCTACTAATAATATTACCACTAACATTGCTATGGTTGTAATCATACTTGCTCGCCAAATTGGAATATTAACAAATATAAGAACTAATGCACAAGCGATAATGAGTATAGGAATTGCAAGAAAAACAATATTTTCATACTCCTTTAAAGTAGCTTCTGTACGCGTAATTTCTGAAGCTATAAAAGTTGATGGTGATGCGTTATAAGCAATTTCAAATTGTGTTATTCGAGATTTATTTGTGAAAAATAATCCAAAACCTATAGTTAATAATAAAATACCTGCAACAAGTGTAGGAATAATATAAGCTCTTGCCATTTCTGTTTTACCTAATTCCCAAAAACCAAAGCTTCCAACCACAAACAAAACACCAAAAAGAATAAAAAATGGTGTCGAAAAAAGTTCAGATTTTGCCCAATCAGTAGCTGCTTTTAAAATATCCATATCTAATAAATTTAATGATTATCTAAATTATAAATTCCATTGTAAACCAATAGCCTTTTCTGATATTTCCCATAACTTCTTTGCTACGATTTTATCTTTTGCATGTGGTTCTAATTTATGAGCCCCAACTGGCCCAACCCAATTACTTCTACCTGTAGGTCCATAAAAAGCTGTTTGATCTAAATCTTTTTCTGTAGCACACATTAGTTCTGGGTATGCTCCATTTTTAGCAGGTTGTGTCAAAGGAGATAATTTCATTATACCAAATATAATCTTCATTAATAGACTACCACTTGTTGAAATAAGTGAAGTTCTAGAAGAACCTGGATGACAGGCATAAGCTTTAACCTCTTTTTTACCTGCCTTATCTAACCTGTTCTGTAATTCATATATAGACATAATTTGAGCTAATTTACTCTGACTATAAGCATCATTTGCAGTGTAATCTTTATCCCAATTTAAATCATCGAATTTGATGGTCTTTAGCCCCATATCATACCCCATACTACCTACTGTAACTATACGACCCTTAGATTTTTCAATAAGAGGATAAAGTAAAGCTTGTAATGTAAAATGCCCAAAATAATTTACTCCTAACTGACTTTCCCAACCGTCTTCTGTTACTATTTGGTTGGGTACTTGTGCAATTGCACCATTGCATAATAACGCATCAATACGTGTTACTTTCTCAAGTATTTCGGCTGCTGCATTTTTAACTGAAGTTTGTTTTCCTAAGTCAACAGTGATGTACGATACATCAATATTATCTCCAAACTCATTTTTATAAGCCGCTATAGTCTCCTCCGATTTTTGAGGATTACGATTGAGCATCACTACAGTAGCACCTTTTGATAAAAGTATTCTTGCCGCCTCATATCCTGTTCCACTTGTAGCACCTGTTATCAAAAATGTTTTACCTTTTTGTGATTTCATTAATGCTGGTGTCCATCCTTTTTTACCAAATTGATTTTTTAAACTCATAGTATTCTTTCTTTTAATGATAGATCAAAGGTCAGAATAAAGTTATGGAGAGTTGTTATACACTATTTCGAATAACATATACTTTTTGGTAAATAGGGGCATAGGTAGGCATCTCAATTTATATTATTTCATTTTGTATAATTGATCATAAGTATTCAGATCGAGACATTCTCTAGAAAAAGGCTACTCCATTTACTGGAGTAGCCTTTCTAAATTAAAGAATTTATGGAATTACTCTACAGAGTCAAATTCTTCAATATTTTTAAAGCCTTTCAACTCCACTTTTATATCTCTTGTTTTAGCATTTAATTCAAAATCTTCAATTATTTCTAAAACATCAGGATGGATTGAATGGTTTTTTGTAGCATCAACAACCACGTATGCATTGTTCGGTATTTTTTTAAAAGTTCTTAGAATACTTGCCTTATTTAAAAAACTAACATCTTCTGCCAACTGAATAATTATTGGCTCATTATCCTTAAAATTATTAGGATCTAAATGATACGGTATTTTAAAGTTATTCCATAGAATATTAATAATACCAACTGCCATACCTAATCCAATACCTCTTAATAAATCTGTAAATACAATACCTAAAATAGTTACTATAAAAGGCAAGAATAAAGACATATCTTTTTTATAAAGCTGAACAAACTGTTTAGGATTAGTTAATTTATAACCTATTACTAAAAGTATGGCTGCTAAACTTGCTAAGGGAATAAGGTTTAAAACCGATGGTATTATCATTA
This region includes:
- a CDS encoding helix-turn-helix domain-containing protein is translated as MQHFKTLSAYLDYLELPSPEHPMLSVFFANGEGFLPCPKESSPPITNECYSISLKKIIKGDLNYGRTKYDFNNGALIFLAPRQILQWDSSVVYDQKGFSINFHEDFLKGTELAHQIKKYGFFSYTANEALHLSPKEEKQIESIVESIDIEYQNNQDEFSKDIIISQLSTLFKYANRFYERQFLNRKELSNDLLEQFNQQLSTYFNSGFLEEKGIPSIEQIANSLSISQRYLSDTLKKETGKTSTEHLQLYLIDESKNILLKPNKTIAEVAYDLGFEYPPYFSRLFKKKEGISPKEYRDKYKIN
- a CDS encoding SDR family NAD(P)-dependent oxidoreductase, giving the protein MSLKNQFGKKGWTPALMKSQKGKTFLITGATSGTGYEAARILLSKGATVVMLNRNPQKSEETIAAYKNEFGDNIDVSYITVDLGKQTSVKNAAAEILEKVTRIDALLCNGAIAQVPNQIVTEDGWESQLGVNYFGHFTLQALLYPLIEKSKGRIVTVGSMGYDMGLKTIKFDDLNWDKDYTANDAYSQSKLAQIMSIYELQNRLDKAGKKEVKAYACHPGSSRTSLISTSGSLLMKIIFGIMKLSPLTQPAKNGAYPELMCATEKDLDQTAFYGPTGRSNWVGPVGAHKLEPHAKDKIVAKKLWEISEKAIGLQWNL